One region of Ahniella affigens genomic DNA includes:
- a CDS encoding DUF3291 domain-containing protein, which translates to MPFQLAQINVALAKDDLNSPALAGFVSQLAETNERAEASPGFVWRLKDYGDANTIQIEDNPRLIVNMSVWETLESLRHFVYKTPHIGLIQARAQWFEKLDQAHTALWWQPSGHPPTLAEGLERLNHLRAHGPTATAFTFGKLFPSA; encoded by the coding sequence ATGCCGTTCCAACTTGCACAAATCAATGTGGCCTTGGCCAAGGACGACCTGAATTCACCTGCGTTGGCGGGATTTGTCAGTCAACTGGCGGAGACCAATGAGCGTGCGGAAGCATCGCCCGGCTTTGTCTGGCGACTCAAGGACTACGGCGACGCCAACACAATCCAAATCGAGGACAACCCACGACTGATCGTCAACATGAGCGTTTGGGAAACGTTGGAATCACTACGCCATTTCGTCTACAAAACGCCGCACATCGGCCTGATTCAAGCTCGCGCGCAGTGGTTCGAAAAGCTCGATCAGGCGCACACGGCACTGTGGTGGCAACCGAGTGGCCATCCGCCAACCCTGGCGGAAGGCCTAGAACGCCTGAATCACTTGCGTGCGCACGGTCCAACAGCAACCGCATTCACGTTCGGAAAGTTATTTCCGAGTGCGTAG
- a CDS encoding FkbM family methyltransferase, with protein MLRALKSRIADHLRRRWGVPEMGDSLRRLQQAGFRPDHVLDIGAYQGDFAALVGAVWPAAAISCFEPQPGRAEAIQARFGSQSNIRAYPLVLGPKSGDTVELSLRETASSVLAEREQAAEATVQLVTRSLDDWQTDTQAPPAQLLKLDVQGYELAILQGGQRLLSAAEVLILEVNLLDIHVGVPLLDEVIAWLRSRDFVAFDVAGLTRRPLDRALWQVDLVFVRLDSNLRRDKRWQA; from the coding sequence ATGCTGCGCGCTTTGAAATCCAGAATCGCTGATCACCTGCGCCGACGCTGGGGCGTTCCCGAGATGGGCGACAGTCTCCGACGTCTGCAGCAAGCCGGTTTTCGGCCTGATCATGTGCTTGATATTGGAGCCTACCAGGGCGATTTCGCTGCGCTTGTCGGTGCGGTGTGGCCCGCTGCCGCGATCAGTTGCTTCGAGCCTCAGCCTGGCCGCGCGGAAGCGATTCAGGCGCGATTTGGCAGTCAATCCAACATTCGCGCGTACCCGCTCGTGCTGGGTCCCAAATCGGGGGACACAGTCGAACTCAGCCTGCGCGAAACAGCATCCAGCGTCTTGGCGGAGCGCGAACAAGCGGCCGAGGCAACGGTGCAACTCGTCACGCGCTCACTGGACGACTGGCAGACTGACACTCAGGCTCCGCCCGCACAGTTGCTGAAATTAGACGTACAGGGCTACGAGTTGGCGATCCTGCAAGGCGGCCAGCGTCTGCTGAGCGCCGCCGAAGTGTTGATTCTGGAAGTGAATCTGCTCGATATCCACGTTGGCGTACCGTTGCTTGACGAAGTGATCGCTTGGCTGCGCTCGCGCGATTTTGTCGCATTCGATGTCGCCGGCTTGACACGGCGCCCATTGGACCGGGCGCTTTGGCAAGTCGATCTGGTGTTCGTGCGGCTCGATTCAAACCTTCGTCGGGATAAGCGCTGGCAGGCGTGA
- a CDS encoding DUF1501 domain-containing protein codes for MKRRDFLRHSASITASSAAFTALSAKFNLAHAASRELLGGNEYRALVCVFFYGGNDSFNMIVPFDQSPYNTYAATRGGIAVPRNQLLTLTPTASGAAYGLHPSMPELRSLFNQANSPLAIVANTGPLLHPITKTQYTNGSVATPPQLFSHEDQSTFWLSPTANTIDRQGWGGLLADEFSAQNQNQNLAMTISTDGENVYQAGNQVVPYFLSPWGVDTIGAIDTSWQEPINRRNAFNQLLNGPLDHPLERAYRDGFNRTVSNYTQMQTALSSAAVTQYNTTFNTLFGPDDGAGSPDYLGRQLKMVARVIAARSVLQMTRQIFFVGIGGFDNHDNQLTDHPTLLASISKYLSAFYQATGAMGVQNNVVTFTASEFGRTLSNNGDGTDHGWGGHHFVLGGGALSGGGGGPVRGGRFYGLFPSLAASDNNPDDAGWGQIIPTTSVDQYAWTLARWYGLPDGAAGRDLIFPNATRFTDRTPSGTGQPHLGFLG; via the coding sequence ATGAAACGTCGCGATTTTCTCCGTCACAGCGCCTCAATCACTGCATCGAGTGCTGCATTCACTGCCCTTTCGGCCAAGTTCAATCTCGCCCATGCTGCCTCCCGCGAACTATTGGGTGGCAACGAATACCGAGCGCTCGTGTGCGTGTTTTTTTACGGCGGCAACGATTCGTTCAACATGATCGTTCCCTTTGATCAGTCGCCATACAACACCTATGCCGCCACGCGCGGCGGCATTGCGGTGCCACGCAACCAACTGCTGACGTTGACACCCACCGCAAGTGGCGCCGCTTACGGACTGCATCCCTCGATGCCCGAACTCCGGAGCCTGTTCAATCAGGCCAACAGTCCGCTCGCGATTGTCGCCAATACCGGCCCATTGCTGCACCCAATCACGAAGACGCAATACACGAACGGCAGCGTCGCGACCCCACCACAACTGTTTTCGCATGAAGACCAGAGCACGTTTTGGCTGAGCCCCACTGCCAACACCATCGATCGCCAAGGCTGGGGCGGACTGCTCGCTGATGAGTTCAGCGCGCAGAATCAGAACCAGAATCTCGCCATGACCATCTCGACCGATGGCGAAAACGTCTATCAGGCCGGCAACCAAGTGGTGCCCTACTTCTTGAGTCCTTGGGGCGTGGACACCATTGGCGCGATCGACACATCCTGGCAGGAACCGATCAATCGTCGTAATGCCTTCAATCAGTTGCTCAACGGACCACTCGATCATCCCCTCGAACGCGCCTACCGGGATGGCTTCAATCGCACCGTCAGCAACTATACGCAGATGCAAACGGCACTGAGTTCTGCTGCCGTCACGCAATACAACACCACATTCAACACCTTGTTCGGCCCGGACGATGGCGCCGGCTCGCCGGATTACTTGGGCCGTCAGTTGAAAATGGTTGCACGGGTCATCGCCGCGCGGAGCGTGCTGCAAATGACGCGCCAGATCTTCTTTGTTGGCATCGGCGGATTCGACAACCACGATAACCAGTTGACCGACCATCCCACGTTGCTGGCGTCCATCTCGAAGTACCTGAGCGCGTTCTACCAGGCCACAGGTGCGATGGGCGTGCAAAACAACGTCGTGACGTTTACAGCGAGCGAATTCGGTCGTACTTTGTCGAACAACGGCGATGGCACGGACCACGGCTGGGGTGGGCATCACTTTGTGCTCGGCGGCGGCGCTCTCAGCGGCGGAGGCGGCGGCCCCGTCCGCGGCGGTCGCTTCTATGGCTTGTTCCCAAGCCTTGCCGCAAGTGACAACAATCCCGATGACGCCGGTTGGGGTCAGATCATTCCGACCACGTCAGTCGATCAATACGCTTGGACGCTCGCGCGCTGGTACGGGCTGCCCGATGGCGCTGCCGGGCGCGATTTGATTTTCCCGAACGCCACGCGCTTCACCGATCGCACGCCAAGTGGCACGGGTCAGCCGCATTTGGGCTTCCTGGGCTGA
- a CDS encoding DUF1800 domain-containing protein codes for MLLALGFVAQAPAGTLIMSGDFDSAAEGPHNDYEAARFLTQATFGPTPNEIGRLRQMGYNAWLNEQFGTANSGHRAYLNQIAADPDIDIYQNVRREGWMQRAMFAPDQLRQRTAFALSEILVTSDKAGSLGGEPFALAHYYDILANQSFGNYREVLEQVTLSPVMGYYLSMFRNRKPDVANNIRPDENYAREIMQLFSIGLVQLNLDGTPVLVNGQTVPTYNQETIRGFAHVFTGFAWNNCPVRDFDWCGPGSTGDQWFVEMAAPQGNGWDNLPLTYHAYEGNKQLLNYPGVTLPNGVMTAQPTYPGNTQTPRQNLETALDNIFRHPNVGPFVSKLLIQRFVSSNPSPAYVGRVAAVFNNNGSGVRGDLRAVVRAILTDTEARTVPTDASGRGKLREPIIRVTQLWRALGATNRTNRIQDWYIHWPGNSIPQYALGSNTVFNFFLPDYIPPGEAATSNLHAPEFQIQTDNNVVAFSNVLDGLSRWQYTGNSSEWLDRDLMLNNLDSLRNLRTNPDALLERLDVLFMSGQMSPHMRTVVKNYILTFGAEEEGGYKRVAEAIWMIVMSPEYVIEK; via the coding sequence ATGCTGCTGGCCTTGGGATTCGTCGCCCAGGCACCGGCAGGCACACTGATCATGTCAGGAGATTTCGACTCCGCAGCAGAAGGTCCGCATAATGATTACGAAGCGGCCCGCTTTTTAACTCAGGCGACGTTTGGCCCTACACCGAACGAAATCGGGCGGCTTCGGCAGATGGGTTACAACGCTTGGCTGAATGAGCAATTCGGCACGGCCAATTCAGGCCACCGCGCCTACCTCAATCAGATTGCGGCCGACCCCGATATCGACATCTACCAGAACGTCCGCCGCGAGGGCTGGATGCAACGGGCGATGTTCGCGCCCGACCAGCTTCGGCAACGCACGGCGTTTGCGCTGAGCGAAATTCTGGTCACGTCCGATAAGGCCGGCAGCCTCGGCGGTGAACCGTTTGCGCTCGCGCACTACTACGACATCCTGGCGAATCAAAGCTTCGGCAACTACCGCGAAGTTCTGGAGCAAGTCACCCTGTCACCGGTGATGGGCTACTACTTGTCGATGTTCCGCAACCGCAAACCGGATGTCGCCAACAACATTCGCCCGGACGAGAACTATGCGCGCGAAATCATGCAGTTGTTCTCGATCGGACTGGTACAGCTGAATCTCGACGGTACGCCCGTATTGGTGAATGGCCAGACGGTCCCTACCTATAACCAGGAGACCATTCGCGGCTTTGCCCATGTGTTCACCGGATTTGCCTGGAACAACTGCCCGGTCCGCGACTTTGATTGGTGCGGCCCAGGTTCGACCGGCGACCAATGGTTCGTTGAGATGGCCGCACCGCAAGGCAACGGCTGGGACAATTTGCCGCTGACGTATCACGCCTATGAAGGCAATAAGCAACTGCTGAACTACCCCGGCGTGACCCTGCCAAACGGCGTCATGACGGCGCAGCCCACCTACCCGGGCAATACGCAGACGCCCCGCCAGAATCTCGAGACCGCGCTCGACAATATCTTCCGCCACCCGAATGTCGGCCCGTTCGTCAGCAAACTGCTCATCCAACGATTCGTCTCAAGCAACCCAAGTCCTGCTTATGTTGGACGCGTCGCGGCCGTATTCAACAACAACGGCAGTGGCGTGCGCGGCGACTTGCGTGCGGTGGTGCGCGCGATCCTGACCGACACCGAGGCGCGTACCGTCCCGACTGATGCGAGTGGTCGTGGCAAGCTGCGCGAGCCCATTATCCGGGTCACGCAACTGTGGCGCGCACTCGGTGCGACGAACCGCACCAATCGAATCCAGGATTGGTACATCCATTGGCCTGGCAACTCGATTCCGCAGTACGCGCTAGGCTCGAACACCGTGTTCAATTTCTTTCTGCCCGATTACATCCCACCGGGCGAAGCCGCCACCTCCAACTTGCACGCGCCGGAATTTCAGATCCAAACGGACAACAATGTCGTCGCCTTCAGCAACGTGCTGGATGGCTTGTCGCGCTGGCAATACACGGGCAATAGCTCAGAATGGCTCGACCGCGACCTGATGCTCAACAACCTCGACAGCCTGCGGAATCTGCGTACCAATCCGGACGCCTTGCTGGAGCGCCTCGACGTGCTGTTCATGTCGGGCCAGATGAGCCCGCACATGCGAACGGTGGTGAAGAACTACATTCTGACCTTTGGTGCCGAAGAAGAAGGTGGTTACAAACGGGTCGCCGAGGCGATCTGGATGATCGTGATGAGTCCCGAATACGTGATCGAGAAATAA
- the miaA gene encoding tRNA (adenosine(37)-N6)-dimethylallyltransferase MiaA, with the protein MSQPDTRPFALALMGPTASGKTQAALDVATRWPAHLISVDSALVYRHLDVGSAKPDAATRARFPHALIDICEPWQPYSAADFARDARVEIDRALAQGKMPVLVGGTGLYFRALTEGLSDLPESDPQIRTELDAELAARGLGALHARLQTLDPKAASKIHPNDPQRTLRALEVIQLTGQPLSTLQGQRRADLPVRLLKLVLCPADRGLLHARIAIRFEQMLTDGLIAEVEKLRAMPNVHADLPALRAVGYRQTWEALDGSIPMRELCDRGIFATRQLAKRQITWLRAEADAYWLDSSQADFLSELLRRVALARD; encoded by the coding sequence ATGAGTCAGCCCGATACCCGCCCGTTTGCACTCGCCCTGATGGGCCCGACCGCCAGCGGCAAGACCCAGGCCGCACTGGACGTGGCGACGCGCTGGCCGGCCCACCTGATCAGTGTCGATTCCGCACTCGTCTACCGCCATCTTGATGTCGGGAGTGCCAAACCGGATGCGGCCACGCGCGCGCGATTTCCGCACGCATTGATCGACATCTGCGAACCCTGGCAGCCCTACTCGGCTGCTGATTTCGCCCGCGATGCCCGGGTCGAGATCGACCGCGCGCTGGCCCAGGGCAAGATGCCCGTTCTGGTCGGTGGCACCGGGCTCTACTTTCGCGCGCTGACCGAAGGACTATCGGACTTGCCCGAGTCCGATCCGCAGATCCGCACAGAACTGGACGCCGAACTCGCTGCCCGTGGCCTTGGCGCCTTGCATGCGCGCTTGCAAACACTGGACCCCAAAGCGGCGAGCAAGATCCACCCGAACGACCCACAACGCACGCTGCGCGCCCTCGAAGTCATTCAACTGACCGGCCAGCCGCTCAGTACGCTCCAAGGTCAACGGCGTGCTGATCTGCCCGTACGCCTGCTCAAGCTGGTGCTGTGCCCGGCCGATCGCGGATTGCTGCATGCACGTATCGCGATCCGCTTCGAGCAGATGCTGACGGACGGATTGATTGCCGAAGTCGAGAAATTGCGTGCGATGCCGAATGTTCATGCCGATCTGCCCGCACTGCGGGCGGTCGGTTATCGACAGACCTGGGAGGCACTGGATGGATCGATCCCGATGCGCGAGCTCTGCGACCGCGGCATCTTCGCTACGCGCCAACTGGCCAAACGGCAGATCACCTGGCTGCGTGCGGAAGCCGACGCGTACTGGCTCGATTCCAGCCAAGCCGACTTCTTGAGCGAGTTACTGCGTCGCGTCGCCCTCGCCCGCGATTGA
- the typA gene encoding translational GTPase TypA yields the protein MSIQKLRNIAIVAHVDHGKTTLVDQLLKQSGTLNERAIVPDRVMDSNDIEKERGITILAKNTAITWRDYRINIVDTPGHADFGGEVERVLSMVDSVLILVDAFDGPMPQTRFVTQKAFAMGFKPIVVINKIDRPGARPDYVLNATFDLFDRLGASDEQLDFTTVYASALNGYAGMDPDVRSGNMDPLFEAIVKHVEAPKVDPEGAFQMRISQLDYNNYVGLIGIGRIQRGRIKPNTPVSIVDRHGVKRNGRLLQVLGFMGLERREVPEAQAGDIVAINGIEGLGISDTVCALDTPEALPALTVDEPTISMTFQVNNSPFAGNKEHSGGKFLTSRQLRDRLQRELMHNVALRVEDTDEAEKFKVSGRGELHLSILIENMRREGYELAVSRPEVITKEIDGVMSEPYEQLVVDLEEQFQGGVMQRLGERKAQLKNMEPDGRGRVRLEYVIPARGLIGFQTEFRTITAGTGLLFHVFDHYGPKAEGAIGKRPNGVMISNGQGPSPAYAQFSMQERGRLLIEPLQEIYEGQIVGIHAKDNDLTVNALRAKQLTNFRAAGKDDALALTPPVKMSLEQALEFIEDDELVEVTPNQIRLRKKFLTENDRKRHSRAA from the coding sequence ATGTCGATTCAGAAACTCCGCAATATCGCGATCGTCGCGCACGTCGATCATGGCAAAACCACGCTGGTGGACCAACTGCTGAAGCAGTCGGGCACCTTGAACGAGCGCGCCATCGTGCCGGACCGAGTGATGGACTCGAACGACATCGAAAAGGAACGTGGCATCACGATTCTGGCCAAGAACACGGCGATCACCTGGCGCGATTACCGCATCAACATCGTCGATACCCCAGGCCATGCTGACTTTGGTGGCGAAGTCGAGCGCGTGCTGTCCATGGTCGACTCCGTGCTGATCTTGGTCGACGCGTTCGATGGCCCAATGCCGCAAACGCGGTTCGTGACGCAGAAGGCGTTCGCGATGGGCTTCAAGCCGATCGTCGTCATCAACAAGATCGACCGCCCGGGTGCGCGCCCGGACTACGTGCTCAATGCCACGTTCGATCTGTTCGACCGCCTCGGTGCCTCCGATGAGCAGCTCGATTTCACGACCGTGTACGCGTCGGCCCTGAATGGCTACGCGGGCATGGACCCAGACGTGCGTTCGGGCAACATGGACCCGCTGTTCGAAGCGATCGTCAAGCACGTCGAAGCGCCGAAGGTGGATCCGGAAGGTGCGTTCCAGATGCGCATCAGCCAGCTGGACTACAACAACTACGTCGGCCTGATCGGCATTGGTCGCATTCAGCGTGGCCGCATCAAGCCGAACACGCCGGTCAGTATCGTCGACCGTCACGGCGTCAAGCGCAACGGTCGCCTGCTGCAAGTGCTGGGCTTCATGGGCTTGGAGCGTCGTGAAGTGCCGGAAGCGCAAGCCGGCGACATCGTTGCGATCAACGGCATCGAAGGGCTTGGCATCTCCGATACGGTGTGTGCACTCGATACACCGGAAGCCTTGCCTGCGTTGACCGTCGATGAACCAACGATCAGCATGACCTTTCAGGTCAACAACTCGCCGTTCGCGGGTAACAAAGAACACTCCGGTGGCAAATTCCTGACCAGCCGCCAGCTGCGTGACCGTCTCCAGCGCGAGCTGATGCACAACGTCGCGTTGCGTGTGGAAGACACCGACGAGGCCGAGAAATTCAAGGTCTCCGGTCGCGGCGAACTGCACTTGTCGATTCTGATCGAAAACATGCGGCGTGAAGGCTACGAGCTCGCCGTGTCGCGCCCTGAAGTCATCACCAAGGAAATCGATGGCGTAATGAGCGAGCCTTACGAGCAGCTGGTCGTCGACTTGGAAGAACAGTTTCAGGGCGGCGTCATGCAGCGACTTGGCGAGCGCAAGGCGCAGCTTAAGAACATGGAGCCCGATGGTCGCGGTCGTGTGCGTCTGGAATACGTCATTCCGGCGCGTGGGCTGATTGGCTTCCAGACGGAGTTCCGCACGATTACGGCTGGTACCGGTTTGCTGTTCCATGTCTTCGATCATTACGGTCCGAAGGCGGAAGGCGCGATCGGCAAGCGCCCGAATGGCGTGATGATCTCGAATGGTCAGGGTCCGTCGCCGGCGTATGCGCAGTTCTCGATGCAGGAGCGCGGTCGGCTGTTGATCGAGCCGCTGCAGGAGATCTATGAAGGCCAGATTGTCGGCATTCACGCGAAGGACAACGACCTCACCGTCAATGCCCTGCGCGCGAAGCAGCTGACCAACTTCCGCGCCGCGGGCAAGGACGATGCGCTCGCGTTGACGCCGCCGGTGAAGATGTCGCTGGAGCAGGCGTTGGAGTTCATCGAAGACGACGAGCTCGTAGAAGTGACGCCGAACCAGATTCGTCTGCGGAAGAAATTCCTGACCGAGAACGATCGCAAACGGCATTCGCGCGCGGCGTGA
- a CDS encoding pyridoxal phosphate-dependent decarboxylase family protein, translating into MNDPSLYPYFLGPYGENDDLLESLVVGFLRDHVYWRRNLHPEDAPVIPTGANRQPEYIAFEAKLRKELHQLSAALKRSVPFHSPRYIGHMVSDLLIPGMAAQMLTLPYNPNNVSADAAPVTIDLELKVGLQLAAMIGFPADPKQPDCAFGHLTSGGTLANVQGLRLALAMKCFPVALRAAAVPISGLPESDWAAFNLSGTEIIGLLSRWQSFLAELPAGARAGWRQQLTAARIETLGIQAFFKAHPSLSPPLVFAPSTAHYSWSKGMKMLGLGRDQLRLIPGKAMRLDVPALAEALETCRSKQQAVLMCVGVFGSTEFGTIDPIDGLVALRNRMHLEGLGFAVHVDAAWGGYLCTLFRAEDGSLRSAEAIGREFASFPSQTVHAAVSSLSEIDSITIDPHKLGYLPYGSGAFVCRDQRAIELLTEAADYVFSEQDEGDFFARHRQLGRYIPEGSKPGANAAAVYVTHRTLPLDYAHFGRLQAQSIRATEVFLAEAERFVARCAEVVQASVPFQPDSNLVCIAINPRGNQDPALMNRFMRSLYHALSADPSKPLQLGEYFGSITTLKPDALGPSETARMLTTLGFPADALHESPDETDRIVVLRHTLMHPFLLDQAHGSSYLAGYFEFLERQIARVL; encoded by the coding sequence ATGAACGACCCTAGTTTGTACCCGTATTTCCTTGGCCCCTACGGCGAGAACGATGACCTGCTCGAATCGCTGGTCGTTGGGTTTCTGCGCGATCACGTTTATTGGCGGCGCAACCTGCATCCTGAGGATGCCCCAGTCATTCCGACCGGTGCGAATCGGCAGCCGGAATACATTGCGTTCGAAGCGAAACTGAGAAAGGAGTTGCACCAGCTGTCGGCTGCATTGAAGCGCAGCGTGCCGTTTCACAGCCCGCGCTACATCGGCCACATGGTCAGTGACTTGTTGATTCCCGGCATGGCTGCGCAAATGCTGACCTTGCCTTACAACCCAAACAACGTCAGCGCCGATGCGGCGCCGGTCACGATTGATCTCGAACTGAAAGTCGGTTTGCAGTTGGCGGCGATGATCGGTTTCCCCGCCGATCCCAAACAGCCGGATTGTGCATTTGGCCATCTGACCTCGGGCGGTACCCTGGCCAACGTGCAAGGGCTCCGGCTCGCGCTGGCGATGAAGTGCTTCCCAGTCGCGCTTCGAGCGGCCGCCGTGCCGATATCAGGACTGCCGGAATCGGACTGGGCCGCTTTCAATCTGTCGGGCACCGAAATCATTGGATTGTTGTCACGTTGGCAGTCATTTCTTGCAGAGCTACCCGCTGGCGCTCGTGCAGGGTGGCGGCAGCAGTTGACCGCTGCGCGCATTGAGACACTTGGGATTCAAGCGTTCTTCAAAGCCCATCCCAGTCTGTCGCCACCGCTCGTCTTTGCGCCATCCACGGCCCACTACTCTTGGAGCAAAGGCATGAAGATGCTGGGCCTGGGACGTGATCAGCTGCGGCTGATTCCGGGTAAGGCGATGCGCTTGGATGTGCCGGCGCTGGCCGAGGCGCTGGAGACATGTCGGAGCAAGCAGCAAGCGGTGCTGATGTGCGTTGGCGTGTTTGGTAGTACGGAGTTCGGCACGATCGATCCCATTGACGGGCTGGTTGCTTTGCGCAATCGGATGCACTTGGAAGGGCTCGGTTTTGCCGTCCATGTCGACGCCGCATGGGGCGGTTATCTCTGCACCTTGTTCCGTGCTGAGGATGGCTCCCTTCGGTCAGCAGAGGCGATTGGCCGGGAGTTTGCAAGCTTTCCCAGTCAGACCGTGCATGCGGCGGTCAGCAGTCTGTCCGAGATCGATTCGATCACGATTGACCCGCACAAATTGGGTTATCTGCCGTACGGGTCAGGCGCCTTTGTTTGCCGCGATCAGCGCGCGATCGAACTCCTGACCGAAGCCGCCGACTACGTGTTCTCTGAGCAGGACGAAGGCGATTTCTTCGCCCGGCATCGGCAGCTGGGTCGCTATATCCCAGAAGGTTCGAAGCCCGGCGCCAATGCGGCGGCGGTCTATGTGACCCATCGGACGCTGCCGCTCGACTACGCGCACTTCGGACGATTGCAGGCACAGAGCATTCGCGCGACCGAAGTGTTTCTGGCCGAGGCAGAACGCTTTGTTGCGCGCTGCGCCGAGGTGGTGCAGGCGAGCGTGCCGTTTCAGCCTGATAGCAACTTGGTTTGTATCGCCATCAACCCGCGCGGGAATCAAGATCCCGCTTTGATGAACCGGTTCATGCGCTCGCTCTATCACGCGTTGAGTGCTGATCCCAGCAAGCCACTGCAGCTGGGCGAGTATTTCGGGTCCATCACGACGTTGAAGCCCGATGCGTTGGGGCCTTCGGAGACCGCGCGCATGCTGACCACATTGGGGTTTCCAGCTGACGCGTTGCATGAAAGCCCAGATGAGACTGATCGCATCGTCGTACTCCGGCATACGTTGATGCATCCGTTCCTGCTGGATCAGGCGCATGGCAGCAGCTACCTGGCTGGTTATTTCGAATTTCTGGAGCGGCAGATCGCCCGAGTTTTGTAG
- a CDS encoding bifunctional folylpolyglutamate synthase/dihydrofolate synthase, whose translation MNEPWQLSDWLRFLQTQHPTEIELGLERVRAVWERLGAPSVAAQTIIVAGTNGKGSTVGFIDALARAHGWRVGRYTSPHLQHFNERIAVQGEDVSDARLIATFERVRAAQADTRLTYFEFTTLAAFLIFAESALDLAVLEVGLGGRLDAVNLIDADVAVLTSVDLDHQDWLGDTRESIGFEKAGVFRPGNPAIVGFADVPDSVRQHAAQIGAPVFVRGESDRVTVLADTWSLQSDVLSWLDLPKPLMPAPVQVQNAASALLALARLPRPPALSQDPCADVFLHMQTRGRLQTLAIQGRDVVFDVGHNPEAARALAAWLAVEQKRAPEALTFAVFSVLADKDIAGIAEALSESIDLWFVCGLDTFSTRGRSAEALANALRRALGMGPTAQIVRAHESPSAALQAALETANDQDRILVFGSFVLLEQLLPS comes from the coding sequence ATGAACGAACCCTGGCAGCTGAGCGATTGGCTCAGGTTTCTGCAAACCCAGCATCCGACCGAGATTGAGCTCGGGCTCGAACGCGTTCGTGCCGTTTGGGAACGCCTGGGCGCGCCGTCCGTTGCAGCGCAAACCATCATTGTGGCGGGAACCAATGGCAAGGGCTCGACCGTCGGCTTTATCGATGCCCTCGCCCGCGCGCACGGCTGGCGGGTCGGACGCTATACATCGCCACACTTGCAGCATTTCAATGAGCGGATTGCCGTGCAAGGCGAGGACGTCAGCGATGCCAGATTGATCGCTACATTCGAACGCGTTCGCGCGGCGCAAGCGGATACGCGGCTGACTTATTTCGAATTCACGACGCTGGCTGCATTTTTGATATTTGCGGAGTCGGCTTTGGACCTCGCGGTGTTGGAGGTCGGGCTGGGTGGACGCCTGGATGCCGTCAATCTGATCGATGCCGACGTGGCGGTGCTGACCTCAGTCGACTTGGATCATCAAGACTGGCTTGGTGATACGCGCGAGTCGATTGGCTTTGAAAAGGCGGGCGTTTTTCGGCCAGGGAACCCTGCAATCGTCGGCTTCGCAGACGTCCCTGACAGCGTGCGTCAGCACGCGGCGCAAATCGGCGCACCCGTTTTTGTACGTGGCGAATCGGATCGCGTAACGGTACTGGCTGACACCTGGTCATTGCAGTCGGATGTATTGTCGTGGCTGGATCTGCCGAAGCCGCTGATGCCAGCGCCTGTGCAAGTCCAGAATGCCGCATCGGCTTTGTTGGCGCTGGCACGACTGCCAAGGCCACCGGCGCTTTCGCAAGATCCGTGCGCTGATGTGTTTTTGCATATGCAGACCCGTGGGCGCTTGCAAACATTGGCGATACAGGGCCGTGACGTCGTGTTCGATGTCGGCCACAACCCGGAGGCTGCGCGCGCCTTGGCTGCCTGGCTGGCGGTCGAACAGAAACGCGCGCCGGAGGCACTGACGTTTGCCGTGTTCAGCGTTCTTGCTGACAAGGATATTGCCGGCATTGCCGAAGCTTTGTCGGAGTCGATCGACCTGTGGTTTGTCTGCGGCCTCGATACGTTCAGCACGCGTGGTCGATCTGCCGAAGCGCTCGCAAACGCGTTACGCCGCGCGCTCGGAATGGGGCCGACTGCCCAGATTGTTCGCGCGCATGAGTCGCCTTCGGCAGCACTACAAGCTGCTTTGGAAACAGCCAACGATCAGGATCGAATTCTGGTGTTCGGATCGTTCGTGTTGCTGGAGCAATTGTTGCCGAGCTGA